Proteins encoded in a region of the Panthera uncia isolate 11264 chromosome B2 unlocalized genomic scaffold, Puncia_PCG_1.0 HiC_scaffold_24, whole genome shotgun sequence genome:
- the LOC125938179 gene encoding basic salivary proline-rich protein 3-like, producing the protein MTKALHWHPSRAAESRDAVSQSLVPWWQVKAANTHPHPPPRERKPKARSAAAGHSVILTRHGPRQVCLAPSRPRRPGARLTPARLRPPARAPEGEVSLPPAAAAAHAPPGSPRVPQPAPGGRGHRRRASGESGETDGSRSRDLSPRAGNKSRVRTSGRDRPRLREGERGGGGERLSRSPDSAPRGESTDPAGRRGAEGPRSWARGIRRARLEASPAPFAPSLPLWGRRTAREGAPKRRGGDLTAKEGIRFPGRRGRPPHPCGHGAGTCRRGCSLAPSLSASPSHCSAPSPPSRPSARRTPPPETGSAREPARIPGAAPGAVPPPPAAGPVFDRAPGLSVRPQKARGLSLSPSGLVAAHRLCK; encoded by the exons ATGAC AAAGGCGCTGCACTGGCACCCTTCAAGAGCGGCTGAGAGCCGGGATGCTGTATCCCAGTCACTTGTCCCATGGTGGCAGGTGAAGGCGGCGAACACGCATCCACACCCACCGCCCCGGGAGCGCAAACCGAAAGCGAGGAGCGCAGCAGCGGGACACTCCGTTATCCTCACCCGCCACGGGCCCCGCCAGGTGTGCTTGGCTCCATCGCGCCCGCGGCGTCCCGGCGCACGGCTCACCCCGGCTCGACTTCGCCCGCCGGCCCGGGCCCCGGAAGGCGAAGTTTCTCTCCCGCCCGCGGCGGCGGCCGCTCACGCGCCGCCCGGCTCTCCGCGGGTCCCGCAGCCTGCTCCGGGCGGTCGCGGTCACAGGCGCCGGGCCTCGGGCGAGTCGGGGGAGACCGACGGGAGCCGGAGCCGGGACCTGTCACCTCGGGCAGGAAACAAAAGCCGGGTGAGGACGAGCGGGCGCGACCGGCCTCGACTCCGCGAGGGGGAgcgcggcgggggcggggagcggcTCTCGCGGTCGCCGGACTCCGCGCCTCGCGGAGAGAGCACCGACCCCGCGGGCCGGCGGGGCGCGGAGGGGCCCCGCAGTTGGGCAAGGGGCATCCGGCGCGCTCGCCTCGAGGCTTCCCCCGCCCCGTTCGCCCCGAGCCTGCCTCTCTGGGGCAGGAGAACCGCGCGTGAGGGGGCGCCGAAGCGGCGCGGCGGCGATCTGACCGCGAAGGAGGGAATTCGGTTCCCGGGGCGCCGCGGCCGCCCGCCCCATCCCTGCGGCCATGGCGCCGGTACCTGTCGCCGTGGCTGCTCCTTGGCCCCTTCTCTCTCCGCCTCACCCTCGCACTGCTCggcccccagcccacccagcaGGCCGTCCGCGCGCCGGACGCCGCCGCCCGAGACTGGCAGCGCCCGCGAACCGGCCCGAATCCCCGGGGCAGCGCCCGGCGCGGTCCCGCCCCCGCCGGCCGCAGGACCCGTCTTCGATAGGGCCCCGGGGCTGTCAGTCCGCCCCCAAAAGGCGCGCGGGCTGTCGCTCAGCCCGTCCGGATTGGTGGCCGCGCACCGTCTATGCAAATGA